A single window of Aspergillus puulaauensis MK2 DNA, chromosome 5, nearly complete sequence DNA harbors:
- a CDS encoding uncharacterized protein (COG:S;~EggNog:ENOG410PR78;~TransMembrane:1 (o6-23i)) has product MMMNPYVSWAIVLVVAGSLGYYYRESNAKPKISAKPVVEKTEPAPPAKKQKRKAKKSPEPTPASTAQASENPTFEVKAPEDDAANEEIDQKEMAKRFAAVKNGTSSSQFAGGESKNQKKKNKKAATRQLEPSNDERSASRVSTRTSSTTGADADDDLSSADSPQVNPTAAGYVSDMLEAPAPGASVLRVTGSVDSNTQKKKKAQNFKEVETKKQRQQRLKNEARKQEVQAAEEERRKLLEKQLHTARESERREAAAKPAAAPQTNAWQTKEATKPSNGTSQPQQAAKADLLDTFEPSSTPAKTAGTSQQWNQGLPSEEEQMRLLGAGDDAWTTVNTKKPKKKGGKTDESEASASESQPAPAARAPAPAPVQPKVKVTPTYLPDVLRSDKKGHPLDSDWAA; this is encoded by the coding sequence ATGATGATGAACCCATACGTCAGCTGGGCCATTGTGCTCGTCGTTGCTGGTAGCCTAGGATATTACTACAGGGAATCGAACGCCAAACCTAAGATCTCTGCAAAGCCCGTCGTAGAGAAGACGGAGCCTGCCCCCCCCGcgaaaaaacaaaaacgaAAGGCGAAAAAATCCCCAGAACCTACACCCGCCTCTACCGCTCAGGCTAGCGAGAACCCCACCTTCGAGGTCAAGGCCCCAGAGGATGACGCTGCAAATGAAGAAATTGAccagaaggagatggcgaaGCGGTTTGCCGCTGTGAAGAACGGCACCTCGTCCTCTCAGTTCGCTGGCGGCGAAAGCAAgaaccagaagaagaagaacaagaaggccgCTACCCGTCAGCTTGAACCCAGCAATGACGAGCGCTCCGCTTCTCGTGTTTCCACCAGAACGTCGTCGACTACCGGCGCCGACGCTGATGATgacctctcctccgccgacTCTCCTCAGGTTAACCCCACTGCCGCCGGCTACGTGTCCGACATGCTTGAGGCCCCTGCTCCTGGAGCATCAGTTCTCCGGGTTACTGGCTCTGTTGACTCCAACACccagaagaaaaagaaggctCAGAACTTTAAGGAAGTGGAGACCaagaagcagcgccagcagcgaCTAAAGAATGAGGCCCGGAAGCAGGAAGTCCAGGCTGCTGAGGAAGAGCGTCGCAAGCTTCTCGAGAAGCAGCTTCACACTGCCCGCGAGTCTGAGCGTCGCGAGGCTGCTGCCAAGCCGGCAGCTGCTCCTCAGACCAACGCCTGGCAAACAAAGGAGGCGACTAAGCCCTCGAACGGTACttcccagcctcagcaagcCGCGAAGGCTGACCTGCTGGACACATTTGAGCCCAGCTCGACTCCCGCCAAGACCGCTGGTACCTCCCAGCAATGGAATCAAGGACTTCCctccgaggaggagcagatgcGCCTTCTCGGCGCCGGCGATGACGCGTGGACTACAGTTAACACCAAGAAGCctaagaagaagggcggaaAGACGGACGAAAGTGAAGCCAGTGCGTCTGAGAGCCAGCCAGCCCCCGCTGCAcgtgctcctgctcctgctcctgttcAGCCCAAGGTGAAGGTGACACCAACTTACCTCCCTGACGTTCTTCGGTCCGACAAGAAGGGTCACCCTCTTGACTCCGACTGGGCCGCTTAA